The following coding sequences lie in one Apium graveolens cultivar Ventura chromosome 1, ASM990537v1, whole genome shotgun sequence genomic window:
- the LOC141706401 gene encoding uncharacterized protein LOC141706401, with protein sequence MLRVYALDFKGNWDDHLPLIEFSYNNNYHASIGMSPYDALYGRKCRSPLHWEKVGEKKVLGPELVQQTKDAVILIQKRLEATQDRQINNADLHQKDMNFEVESLVLLKVSPWKRLVQFGEKGKLSPRYIGPFEENRKSLLRDSVATAVAAYS encoded by the coding sequence ATGCTAAGAGTTTACgctttggatttcaagggaaactgggatgaccacttacccttAATTGAATTCTCGTACAATAATAATTACCATGCTAGCATTGGAATGTCACCTTATGACGCCTtgtatggacgcaaatgtagatcacCTTTACATTGGGAAAAAGTGGGGGAAAAGAAAGTGCTAGGTCctgagctagttcaacaaaccaAGGATGCAGTGATATTGATTCAGAAAAGGTTAGAAGCAACCCAGGATAGACAGATAAACAACGCTGATTTACATCAAAAGGATATGAATTTTGAAGTAGAGTcattggtattattgaaagtgtCACCTTGGAAAAGATTGGTTCAATTTGGTGAGAAAGGTAAGCTCAGTCCAAGGTACATAGGACCATTTGAAGAAAATAGGAAAAGTCTCTTACGAGATAGTGTTGCTACCGCAgttgcagcatattcataa